A single region of the Melopsittacus undulatus isolate bMelUnd1 chromosome 10, bMelUnd1.mat.Z, whole genome shotgun sequence genome encodes:
- the WNT8A gene encoding protein Wnt-8a, producing MGGFDYSQLHLINIRVGGSCSFPPPRSSPWEGAEGGGPAHSGPVVQRATDQNKGSNLLLVTAMKRSTFLILSIAGLFGAILHTAAWSVNNFLMTGPKAYLTYSSSVAAGAHSGMEECKFQFGWERWNCPESALQLSTHNRLRSATRETSFVHAISSAGVMYTLTRNCSMGDFESCGCDDSRNGRVGGRGWVWGGCSDNVEFGERISKLFVDALETGHDTRALINLHNNEVGRLAVKATMRRTCKCHGVSGSCSIQTCWLQLAEFREIGNYLKIKYDQAHKLEMDKRRMRAGNSADSRGATAETFHHVHATELVFLEDSPDYCTRNASLGHHGTEGRECLQTGKNLSQWERKSCRRLCTECGLRVEERRTEVVASCNCKFHWCCTVRCEQCRQLVAKHFCTRRDTAAPNHVKQRNKGHKR from the exons ATGGGGGGTTTTGACTATTCACAACTTCACCTTATAAATATCAGGGTTGGTGGCTCCTGCAGCTTCCCTCCACCCCGAAGCTCACcttgggaaggagcagagggaggcgGCCCTGCTCATTCGGGACCTGTGGTGCAGAGAGCTACGGACCAGAACAAGGGATCCAACCTTCTCCTTGTGACAGCCATGAAGAGAAGCACCTTCCTCATCCTCTCCATCGCAGGGCTCTTCGGTGCCATTCTCCACACAGCAGCATG gtCTGTGAATAACTTTCTGATGACAGGACCTAAG GCTTACCTGACCTACTCCAGCAGTGTGGCAGCCGGCGCGCACAGCGGGATGGAGGAGTGCAAGTTCCAGTTCGGATGGGAGCGCTGGAACTGCCCCGAGAGCGCCCTGCAGCTCTCCACACACAACCGGCTCCGCAGTG CTACCAGGGAAACATCCTTTGTGCACGCCATCAGCTCGGCTGGTGTCATGTACACCCTCACCAGGAACTGCAGCATGGGGGACTTTGAGAGCTGCGGCTGTGATGACTCCAGGAACGGACGCGTCG GTGGCCGAGGCTGGGTCTGGGGAGGATGCAGCGACAACGTGGAGTTTGGGGAGAGGATTTCCAAGCTCTTTGTGGATGCTCTGGAAACAGGACACGATACCCGGGCGCTGATTAACCTGCACAACAATGAAGTCGGGAGGCTT GCCGTGAAAGCCACGATGAGGCGAACCTGCAAGTGCCACGGCGTGTCCgggagctgcagcatccagaCCTGCTGGCTCCAGCTTGCCGAGTTCCGTGAGATTGGGAACTACCTGAAGATAAAATACGACCAAGCCCACAAGCTGGAGATGGACAAGAGGCGGATGAGAGCCGGCAACAGCGCCGACAGCCGCGGGGCCACGGCAGAGACCTTCCACCACGTCCATGCCACGGAGCTGGTCTTCCTGGAGGACTCTCCCGACTACTGCACCAGGAACGCCAGCCTGGGCCACCACGGCACCGAGGGCCGCGAGTGCCTGCAGACGGGCAAGAACCTCTCGCAATGGGAGAGGAAGAGCTGCCGGCGGCTGTGCACTGAGTGCGGTCTGAGGGTCGAGGAGAGGAGGACCGAGGTGGTGGCCAGTTGCAACTGCAAGTTCCACTGGTGCTGCACGGTACGGTGCGAGCAGTGCCGGCAGCTGGTGGCCAAGCACTTCTGCACCCGGCGCGACACCGCTGCACCCAACCATGTCAAGCAGAGGAACAAGGGTCATAAGAGATAA